Proteins found in one Neomonachus schauinslandi chromosome 1, ASM220157v2, whole genome shotgun sequence genomic segment:
- the PSPN gene encoding persephin, with protein sequence MAMGRVLLCSLLLLSLQRGLSRGPGARGALVAEEELRGTQRTQLGKDSRTPRARLRRALASPCQLWSLPLPVAELGLGYASEETVIFRYCAGSCPRGARTQHGLTLARLRGQGRAHGGPCCRPTRYADVAFLDDRHRWQRLPQLSAAACSCGA encoded by the exons ATGGCCATGGGACGAGTCCTACTCTGCTCTCTGCTGCTCCTGTCGCTGCAGCGGGGCCTCAGCAGGGGCCCCGGTGCTCGGGGTGCTCTGGTGGCGGAGGAAGAGCTCCGAGGGACCCAGAGGACGCAGTTGGGTAAGGACTCCCGGACCCCGC GTGCCCGCCTGCGCCGAGCCCTGGCCAGCCCATGCCAGCTGTGGAGCCTGCCCCTACCTGTGGCTGAGCTGGGTCTGGGCTACGCTTCGGAGGAGACGGTCATCTTCCGCTACTGTGCGGGCAGCTGCCCCCGCGGCGCGCGCACCCAGCACGGCCTGACGCTGGCCCGGCTGCGGGGCCAGGGCCGAGCCCACGGCGGGCCCTGCTGCCGGCCCACCCGCTACGCCGACGTGGCCTTTCTCGACGACCGCCACCGCTGGCAGCGGCTGCCCCAGCTCTCGGCGGCTGCCTGCAGCTGCGGCGCCTAA